One part of the Arabidopsis thaliana chromosome 1 sequence genome encodes these proteins:
- the PSBY gene encoding photosystem II BY (photosystem II BY (PSBY); FUNCTIONS IN: manganese ion binding; INVOLVED IN: photosynthesis; LOCATED IN: chloroplast stromal thylakoid, chloroplast thylakoid membrane, chloroplast photosystem II, photosystem II; EXPRESSED IN: 22 plant structures; EXPRESSED DURING: 14 growth stages; CONTAINS InterPro DOMAIN/s: Photosystem II protein PsbY (InterPro:IPR009388); Has 135 Blast hits to 91 proteins in 24 species: Archae - 0; Bacteria - 0; Metazoa - 0; Fungi - 0; Plants - 133; Viruses - 0; Other Eukaryotes - 2 (source: NCBI BLink).): protein MAAAMATATKCMSLNPSPPKLQNQTKSKPFISLPTPPKPNVSLAVTSTALAGAVFSSLSYSEPALAIQQIAQLAAANASSDNRGLALLLPIVPAIAWVLYNILQPAINQVNKMRESKGIVVGLGIGGGLAASGLLTPPPEAYAAAEAAAASSDSRGQLLLIVVTPALLWVLYNILQPALNQINKMRSGD from the coding sequence ATGGCAGCAGCTATGGCAACAGCAACCAAGTGCATGTCTCTAAACCCATCTCCTCCTAaactccaaaaccaaaccaaatccaaaccaTTCATCTCCCTACCAACCCCACCAAAACCAAACGTCTCTCTCGCCGTCACAAGCACCGCCCTAGCCGGAGCCGTCTTCTCTTCCCTCAGCTACTCTGAGCCAGCTTTAGCCATCCAACAGATCGCTCAGCTCGCTGCAGCAAACGCCAGTAGCGACAACCGTGGCTTAGCTCTTCTCCTTCCCATCGTCCCAGCCATTGCATGGGTCCTTTACAACATCCTCCAGCCAGCTATTAACCAGGTCAACAAGATGCGTGAGAGTAAAGGTATCGTTGTTGGTCTAGGTATTGGTGGTGGTCTTGCAGCGTCAGGGCTTTTGACTCCACCTCCGGAGGCTTATGCTGCGGCAGAAGCGGCGGCTGCTAGTTCAGACAGCAGAGGACAGTTGTTGTTGATTGTTGTGACACCGGCACTACTTTGGGTTCTGTACAATATCTTGCAGCCAGCTTTGAACCAAATCAACAAGATGAGGTCTGGGgattaa
- the ARR11 gene encoding response regulator 11 (response regulator 11 (ARR11); CONTAINS InterPro DOMAIN/s: Response regulator, plant B-type (InterPro:IPR017053), Myb-like DNA-binding domain, SHAQKYF class (InterPro:IPR006447), CheY-like (InterPro:IPR011006), Myb, DNA-binding (InterPro:IPR014778), Homeodomain-like (InterPro:IPR009057), Signal transduction response regulator, receiver domain (InterPro:IPR001789), Homeodomain-related (InterPro:IPR012287); BEST Arabidopsis thaliana protein match is: response regulator 1 (TAIR:AT3G16857.1); Has 111784 Blast hits to 110359 proteins in 3115 species: Archae - 722; Bacteria - 99003; Metazoa - 40; Fungi - 775; Plants - 2897; Viruses - 3; Other Eukaryotes - 8344 (source: NCBI BLink).), with protein sequence MEKSGFSPVGLRVLVVDDDPTWLKILEKMLKKCSYEVTTCGLAREALRLLRERKDGYDIVISDVNMPDMDGFKLLEHVGLELDLPVIMMSVDGETSRVMKGVQHGACDYLLKPIRMKELKIIWQHVLRKKLQEVRDIEGCGYEGGADWITRYDEAHFLGGGEDVSFGKKRKDFDFEKKLLQDESDPSSSSSKKARVVWSFELHHKFVNAVNQIGCDHKAGPKKILDLMNVPWLTRENVASHLQKYRLYLSRLEKGKELKCYSGGVKNADSSPKDVEVNSGYQSPGRSSYVFSGGNSLIQKATEIDPKPLASASLSDLNTDVIMPPKTKKTRIGFDPPISSSAFDSLLPWNDVPEVLESKPVLYENSFLQQQPLPSQSSYVANSAPSLMEEEMKPPYETPAGGSSVNADEFLMPQDKIPTVTLQDLDPSAMKLQEFNTEAILRSLNWELPESHHSVSLDTDLDLTWLQGERFLANTGLQFQDYSSSPSLLSELPAHLNWYGNERLPDPDEYSFMVDQGLFIS encoded by the exons ATGGAGAAAAGCGGCTTCTCTCCCGTCGGTCTAAGGGTTCTTGTCGTAGACGATGATCCAACTTGGCTCAAGATTCTCGAGAAAATGCTCAAGAAGTGTTCTTACGAAg TAACGACCTGTGGATTAGCTAGAGAGGCTTTGAGGTTGCTGAGGGAGCGTAAAGATGGATATGATATCGTGATCAGCGATGTGAACATGCCTGACATGGATGGTTTCAAGCTTCTTGAGCATGTTGGTCTTGAATTAGACCTCCCTGTAATAA TGATGTCGGTGGACGGCGAAACAAGCCGAGTGATGAAGGGAGTGCAACACGGAGCTTGTGATTACCTCTTGAAGCCGATAAGAATGAAGGAGTTAAAGATTATATGGCAACATGTTCTGAGaaagaagcttcaagaagTGAGAGATATCGAAGGCTGTGGATACGAAGGAGGAGCGGATTGGATCACTCGATACGATGAAGCACATTTTCTTGGAGGTGGTGAAGATGTTTCTTTtgggaaaaagagaaaagactTTGACTttgagaagaagcttcttcaagaTGAGAGTGatccatcatcttcttcttccaagaAAGCTAGAGTTGTTTGGTCTTTTGAGCTTCATCATAAGTTTGTCAACGCCGTTAACCAAATCGGATGCGATCACA AAGCTGGTCCCAAGAAGATATTGGATCTCATGAATGTTCCATGGCTCACTAGAGAAAATGTTGCAAGCCACCTTCAG aAATATAGACTTTACCTGAGCAGATTAGAGAAAGGAAAGGAGCTCAAGTGTTATTCAGGTGGCGTGAAGAATGCGGATTCATCTCCAAAAGATGTCGAAGTGAATTCAGGCTACCAAAGCCCTGGGAGGAGCAGCTATGTATTCTCTGGAGGAAATTCTCTGATCCAAAAAGCAACAGAGATTGATCCAAAGCCActtgcttcagcttctttgtCTGACCTCAACACCGATGTGATCATGCCtccgaaaacaaaaaagacgCGTATAGGATTTGATCCTCCCATTTCCTCCTCTGCGTTTGACTCTCTGCTTCCTTGGAATGATGTTCCAGAGGTCCTTGAATCGAAGCCGGTTCTGTATGAGAATAGCTTTCTCCAGCAACAACCATTGCCAAGTCAAAGTTCCTATGTTGCAAATTCTGCACCATCTCTCATGGAGGAGGAAATGAAGCCTCCTTATGAGACACCAGCAGGAGGCAGTAGTGTGAATGCAGATGAGTTTCTCATGCCACAAGACAAGATCCCTACTGTAACCCTTCAAGATTTGGATCCCTCTGCCATGAAGCTGCAGGAGTTCAACACAGAGGCGATTCTGAGAAGCTTGAACTGGGAACTTCCAGAATCACATCATTCTGTTTCTTTAGACACTGACTTAGACTTGACTTGGCTTCAAGGCGAGCGTTTTCTTGCAAACACCGGACTCCAGTTTCAAGATTACAGTAGTAGCCCATCACTCCTATCTGAGCTCCCAGCCCACCTTAATTGGTATGGAAATGAGCGGCTGCCTGACCCTGACGAGTATTCCTTCATGGTAGACCAAGGTTTATTCATATCTTAA
- the KCR1 gene encoding beta-ketoacyl reductase 1 (beta-ketoacyl reductase 1 (KCR1); FUNCTIONS IN: oxidoreductase activity, ketoreductase activity, acetoacetyl-CoA reductase activity; INVOLVED IN: very long-chain fatty acid biosynthetic process, embryo development, cuticle development; LOCATED IN: endoplasmic reticulum, membrane; EXPRESSED IN: 26 plant structures; EXPRESSED DURING: 14 growth stages; CONTAINS InterPro DOMAIN/s: Short-chain dehydrogenase/reductase, conserved site (InterPro:IPR020904), NAD(P)-binding domain (InterPro:IPR016040), Glucose/ribitol dehydrogenase (InterPro:IPR002347), Short-chain dehydrogenase/reductase SDR (InterPro:IPR002198); BEST Arabidopsis thaliana protein match is: beta-ketoacyl reductase 2 (TAIR:AT1G24470.1); Has 86831 Blast hits to 86679 proteins in 3373 species: Archae - 739; Bacteria - 59178; Metazoa - 5127; Fungi - 3946; Plants - 2216; Viruses - 0; Other Eukaryotes - 15625 (source: NCBI BLink).): protein MEICTYFKSQPTWLLILFVLGSISIFKFIFTLLRSFYIYFLRPSKNLRRYGSWAIITGPTDGIGKAFAFQLAQKGLNLILVARNPDKLKDVSDSIRSKYSQTQILTVVMDFSGDIDEGVKRIKESIEGLDVGILINNAGMSYPYAKYFHEVDEELINNLIKINVEGTTKVTQAVLPNMLKRKKGAIINMGSGAAALIPSYPFYSVYAGAKTYVDQFTKCLHVEYKKSGIDVQCQVPLYVATKMTKIRRASFLVASPEGYAKAALRFVGYEAQCTPYWPHALMGAVVSALPESVFESFNIKRCLQIRKKGLQKDSMKKE, encoded by the exons ATGGAGATCTGCACTTACTTCAAATCACAACCCACTTGGCTCCTCATTCTCTTCGTTCTGGGGTCAATCTCAATCTTCAAATTCATCTTCACCCTCCTCAGATCTTTCTACATCTACTTCCTCCGACCATCCAAAAACCTCCGCCGATACGGTTCATGGGCAATCATCACCGGACCAACAGACGGAATCGGTAAAGCTTTCGCCTTTCAGTTAGCCCAGAAAGGTCTTAACCTTATACTCGTTGCTCGTAACCCAGACAAGCTCAAAGATGTCTCTGATTCCATCAGATCTAAGTATAGTCAAACTCAGATCTTGACCGTTGTGATGGATTTCTCTGGAGATATTGATGAAGGTGTGAAACGGATTAAGGAGAGTATTGAAGGATTAGATGTTGggattttgattaataatgCTGGCATGTCTTATCCTTATGCTAAGTATTttcatgaggttgatgaagagTTGATCAATAACTTGATTAAGATCAATGTTGAAGGAACTACTAAAGTTACTCAAGCTGTGTTGCCTAATATGCTTAAGAGGAAGAAAGGTGCTATTATTAATATGGGTTCTGGTGCTGCTGCTCTTATTCCTTCTTATCCTTTTTACTCTGTTTATGCTGGTGCTAAAAC gtACGTGGATCAGTTCACAAAGTGTCTACATGTTGAGTATAAGAAGAGTGGGATTGATGTTCAATGCCAG GTTCCCTTGTATGTTGCAACaaagatgacaaaaataagaagagCATCCTTCTTAGTTGCATCACCAGAGGGTTACGCAAAGGCAGCACTGCGTTTTGTAGGCTATGAAGCACAATGCACACCGTACTGGCCTCACGCTCTCATGGGTGCAGTTGTCTCTGCATTGCCCGAAAGCGTTTTTGAATCATTTAACATCAAGAGATGCCTCCAGATCCGGAAGAAGGGTCTCCAAAAAGACTCCATGAAGAAAGAATGA
- the ARR11 gene encoding response regulator 11, producing the protein MPDMDGFKLLEHVGLELDLPVIMMSVDGETSRVMKGVQHGACDYLLKPIRMKELKIIWQHVLRKKLQEVRDIEGCGYEGGADWITRYDEAHFLGGGEDVSFGKKRKDFDFEKKLLQDESDPSSSSSKKARVVWSFELHHKFVNAVNQIGCDHKAGPKKILDLMNVPWLTRENVASHLQKYRLYLSRLEKGKELKCYSGGVKNADSSPKDVEVNSGYQSPGRSSYVFSGGNSLIQKATEIDPKPLASASLSDLNTDVIMPPKTKKTRIGFDPPISSSAFDSLLPWNDVPEVLESKPVLYENSFLQQQPLPSQSSYVANSAPSLMEEEMKPPYETPAGGSSVNADEFLMPQDKIPTVTLQDLDPSAMKLQEFNTEAILRSLNWELPESHHSVSLDTDLDLTWLQGERFLANTGLQFQDYSSSPSLLSELPAHLNWYGNERLPDPDEYSFMVDQGLFIS; encoded by the exons ATGCCTGACATGGATGGTTTCAAGCTTCTTGAGCATGTTGGTCTTGAATTAGACCTCCCTGTAATAA TGATGTCGGTGGACGGCGAAACAAGCCGAGTGATGAAGGGAGTGCAACACGGAGCTTGTGATTACCTCTTGAAGCCGATAAGAATGAAGGAGTTAAAGATTATATGGCAACATGTTCTGAGaaagaagcttcaagaagTGAGAGATATCGAAGGCTGTGGATACGAAGGAGGAGCGGATTGGATCACTCGATACGATGAAGCACATTTTCTTGGAGGTGGTGAAGATGTTTCTTTtgggaaaaagagaaaagactTTGACTttgagaagaagcttcttcaagaTGAGAGTGatccatcatcttcttcttccaagaAAGCTAGAGTTGTTTGGTCTTTTGAGCTTCATCATAAGTTTGTCAACGCCGTTAACCAAATCGGATGCGATCACA AAGCTGGTCCCAAGAAGATATTGGATCTCATGAATGTTCCATGGCTCACTAGAGAAAATGTTGCAAGCCACCTTCAG aAATATAGACTTTACCTGAGCAGATTAGAGAAAGGAAAGGAGCTCAAGTGTTATTCAGGTGGCGTGAAGAATGCGGATTCATCTCCAAAAGATGTCGAAGTGAATTCAGGCTACCAAAGCCCTGGGAGGAGCAGCTATGTATTCTCTGGAGGAAATTCTCTGATCCAAAAAGCAACAGAGATTGATCCAAAGCCActtgcttcagcttctttgtCTGACCTCAACACCGATGTGATCATGCCtccgaaaacaaaaaagacgCGTATAGGATTTGATCCTCCCATTTCCTCCTCTGCGTTTGACTCTCTGCTTCCTTGGAATGATGTTCCAGAGGTCCTTGAATCGAAGCCGGTTCTGTATGAGAATAGCTTTCTCCAGCAACAACCATTGCCAAGTCAAAGTTCCTATGTTGCAAATTCTGCACCATCTCTCATGGAGGAGGAAATGAAGCCTCCTTATGAGACACCAGCAGGAGGCAGTAGTGTGAATGCAGATGAGTTTCTCATGCCACAAGACAAGATCCCTACTGTAACCCTTCAAGATTTGGATCCCTCTGCCATGAAGCTGCAGGAGTTCAACACAGAGGCGATTCTGAGAAGCTTGAACTGGGAACTTCCAGAATCACATCATTCTGTTTCTTTAGACACTGACTTAGACTTGACTTGGCTTCAAGGCGAGCGTTTTCTTGCAAACACCGGACTCCAGTTTCAAGATTACAGTAGTAGCCCATCACTCCTATCTGAGCTCCCAGCCCACCTTAATTGGTATGGAAATGAGCGGCTGCCTGACCCTGACGAGTATTCCTTCATGGTAGACCAAGGTTTATTCATATCTTAA
- a CDS encoding Leucine-rich repeat protein kinase family protein (Leucine-rich repeat protein kinase family protein; FUNCTIONS IN: protein kinase activity, kinase activity; INVOLVED IN: protein amino acid phosphorylation; LOCATED IN: endomembrane system; EXPRESSED IN: 21 plant structures; EXPRESSED DURING: 13 growth stages; CONTAINS InterPro DOMAIN/s: Protein kinase, ATP binding site (InterPro:IPR017441), Protein kinase, catalytic domain (InterPro:IPR000719), Serine-threonine/tyrosine-protein kinase (InterPro:IPR001245), Protein kinase-like domain (InterPro:IPR011009), Serine/threonine-protein kinase, active site (InterPro:IPR008271); BEST Arabidopsis thaliana protein match is: Leucine-rich repeat protein kinase family protein (TAIR:AT2G37050.3); Has 172111 Blast hits to 130582 proteins in 4641 species: Archae - 151; Bacteria - 14946; Metazoa - 47791; Fungi - 11011; Plants - 76783; Viruses - 518; Other Eukaryotes - 20911 (source: NCBI BLink).) — protein sequence MGLCLAQLAVTCLFLVPFVLSQVTEFVSIDCGCSSNYTDPRTGLGWVSDSEIIKQGKPVTLANTNWNSMQYRRRRDFPTDNKKYCYRLSTKERRRYIVRTTFLYGGLGSEEAYPKFQLYLDATKWATVTIQEVSRVYVEELIVRATSSYVDVCVCCAITGSPFMSTLELRPLNLSMYATDYEDNFFLKVAARVNFGAPNMDALRYPDDPYDRIWESDINKRPNYLVGVAPGTTRINTSKTINTLTREYPPMKVMQTAVVGTQGLISYRLNLEDFPANARAYAYFAEIEELGANETRKFKLVQPYFPDYSNAVVNIAENANGSYTLYEPSYMNVTLDFVLTFSFGKTKDSTQGPLLNAIEISKYLPISVKTDRSDVSVLDAIRSMSPDSDWASEGGDPCIPVLWSWVNCSSTSPPRVTKIALSRKNLRGEIPPGINYMEALTELWLDDNELTGTLPDMSKLVNLKIMHLENNQLSGSLPPYLAHLPNLQELSIENNSFKGKIPSALLKGKVLFKYNNNPELQNEAQRKHFWQILGISIAAVAILLLLVGGSLVLLCALRKTKRADKGDSTETKKKGLVAYSAVRGGHLLDEGVAYFISLPVLEEATDNFSKKVGRGSFGSVYYGRMKDGKEVAVKITADPSSHLNRQFVTEVALLSRIHHRNLVPLIGYCEEADRRILVYEYMHNGSLGDHLHGSSDYKPLDWLTRLQIAQDAAKGLEYLHTGCNPSIIHRDVKSSNILLDINMRAKVSDFGLSRQTEEDLTHVSSVAKGTVGYLDPEYYASQQLTEKSDVYSFGVVLFELLSGKKPVSAEDFGPELNIVHWARSLIRKGDVCGIIDPCIASNVKIESVWRVAEVANQCVEQRGHNRPRMQEVIVAIQDAIRIERGNENGLKSSSSSSSKAQSSRKTLLTSFLELESPDISRNSLAPAAR from the exons ATGGGTTTATGCTTAGCTCAATTGGCTGTAACATGTTTGTTCCTAGTACCTTTTGTTCTGTCTCAAGTTACAG AGTTTGTAAGTATAGATTGTGGTTGCTCAAGTAACTACACAGACCCAAGAACTGGACTAGGATGGGTTTCAGATTCAGAGATCATCAAACAGGGCAAGCCAGTAACTTTGGCCAATACCAATTGGAACTCGATGCAATACCGTAGGAGAAGAGATTTCCCAACTGACAATAAGAAGTATTGTTACAGACTCAGTACCAAAGAGAGAAGGCGATACATTGTCAGAACTACATTTCTTTATGGTGGTTTGGGTAGTGAGGAAGCCTACCCAAAGTTTCAACTTTACTTGGATGCAACGAAATGGGCTACTGTGACGATTCAGGAGGTCTCTAGGGTTTATGTTGAGGAGTTGATCGTAAGGGCAACTTCAAGTTATGTGGATGTTTGTGTATGCTGTGCTATCACCGGTTCTCCTTTCATGTCCACTCTTGAGCTTCGCCCGTTGAACCTTTCGATGTATGCCACTGACTACGAGGATAATTTCTTCTTGAAGGTTGCTGCCAGAGTGAATTTTGGTGCTCCGAACATGGATGCCTTGAG GTACCCAGATGATCCATATGACAGAATCTGGGAGTCAGATATTAACAAACGGCCAAACTATCTTGTTGGTGTGGCTCCTGGAACGACAAGAATCAATACGTCAAAGACTATAAATACGTTGACTAGAGAGTATCCGCCTATGAAAGTCATGCAAACAGCAGTAGTTGGCACACAAGGACTGATCAGCTATAGATTGAACCTGGAAGACTTCCCTGCCAATGCTCGTGCGTATGCTTATTTTGCTGAAATTGAAGAACTTGGTGCTAACGAGACCCGGAAATTTAAGTTGGTGCAGCCATACTTTCCTGACTATAGTAATGCAGTGGTGAACATTGCCGAGAATGCCAATGGGAGCTATACTCTCTATGAACCTAGCTATATGAATGTGactttggattttgttttgacgTTCTCATTTGGGAAGACTAAGGATTCTACGCAAGGGCCACTCCTAAATGCAATTGAAATTAGCAAGTATCTACCAATATCCGTGAAAACTGATAGGAGTGACG TGTCTGTTCTTGATGCAATTCGTTCGATGTCCCCTGATAGCGATTGGGCCAGTGAAGGAGGAGACCCTTGTATCCCAGTTCTTTGGTCGTGGGTAAACTGTAGCTCAACTTCACCACCAAGAGTCACGAAAAT TGCTCTATCAAGGAAAAATCTGAGGGGTGAGATTCCGCCTGGGATCAATTATATGGAGGCATTGACAGAGTT GTGGCTTGACGATAATGAATTGACCGGAACTCTTCCAGACATGAGCAAACTTGTCAACCTGAAAATCAT GCATCTAGAAAACAACCAACTTAGTGGTTCACTCCCACCATACCTTGCTCATCTGCCTAACCTACAAGAACT GTCTATAGAAAATAACTCCTTTAAAGGAAAAATTCCTTCAGCGCTATTAAAGGGGAAAGTTTTGTTCAA ATATAATAATAATCCTGAGCTTCAGAACGAGGCACAGCGAAAGCACTTTTGGCAGATACTGGGGATATCAATAGCCGCTGTCGCAATTCTGTTGCTACTAGTTGGAGGAAGTCTTGTTTTACTTTGTGCCCTTCGTAAGACCAAAAGAGCTGATAAAG GTGATTCCACAGAGACtaagaaaaaaggtttagtAGCTTACTCAGCAGTGCGGGGCGGACACTTATTAGATGAAGGTGTAGCATATTTCATATCACTTCCTGTGCTCGAAGAGGCAACCGATAATTTTTCCAAGAAAGTTGGAAGAGGAAGTTTTGGGTCTGTCTACTATGGTAGGATGAAAGATGGGAAAGAAGTTGCAGTTAAGATAACTGCAGATCCTTCTAGCCACTTGAACAGACAATTTGTGACTGAG GTTGCTCTATTATCGAGAATTCACCACAGGAACTTGGTTCCTTTGATTGGATATTGTGAAGAAGCAGATCGGCGTATTTTGGTTTACGAATATATGCATAATGGAAGCTTGGGAGATCACTTGCATG GTTCAAGCGACTACAAGCCACTAGACTGGCTAACTCGGCTACAAATTGCACAAGATGCTGCCAAAG GTCTTGAATACTTGCATACTGGCTGCAATCCTAGTATTATTCATAGGGATGTGAAATCAAGTAATATTCTCCTGGACATTAACATGAGAGCCAAAGTATCTGACTTTGGACTCTCGAGACAGACAGAGGAAGACTTAACTCATGTATCCAGTGTCGCAAAAGGAACTGTTGGATACCTTGATCCAGA GTATTATGCTAGTCAGCAGCTGACTGAGAAGAGCGATGTCTACAGTTTTGGCGTTGTTCTTTTTGAATTACTCTCTGGAAAGAAGCCAGTCTCAGCAGAAGATTTTGGTCCTGAACTGAATATAGTTCACTGG GCAAGATCGCTGATCCGTAAAGGAGACGTGTGCGGGATCATAGATCCATGTATAGCAAGCAACGTGAAGATCGAGTCAGTCTGGAGAGTTGCAGAGGTCGCAAACCAATGTGTTGAGCAGCGTGGACATAACAGGCCAAGGATGCAGGAAGTAATAGTGGCAATACAAGACGCGATCAGGATCGAGAGAGGAAACGAAAATGGACTGAAGTCATCGAGTTCAAGCAGCTCAAAGGCACAATCATCTCGTAAAACCTTGCTTACTAGCTTCCTCGAGCTAGAGAGCCCTGACATCTCAAGAAACAGCCTAGCTCCAGCTGCTAGGTGA
- the ARR11 gene encoding response regulator 11 — MKKVIDFCVFCVVVMSVDGETSRVMKGVQHGACDYLLKPIRMKELKIIWQHVLRKKLQEVRDIEGCGYEGGADWITRYDEAHFLGGGEDVSFGKKRKDFDFEKKLLQDESDPSSSSSKKARVVWSFELHHKFVNAVNQIGCDHKAGPKKILDLMNVPWLTRENVASHLQKYRLYLSRLEKGKELKCYSGGVKNADSSPKDVEVNSGYQSPGRSSYVFSGGNSLIQKATEIDPKPLASASLSDLNTDVIMPPKTKKTRIGFDPPISSSAFDSLLPWNDVPEVLESKPVLYENSFLQQQPLPSQSSYVANSAPSLMEEEMKPPYETPAGGSSVNADEFLMPQDKIPTVTLQDLDPSAMKLQEFNTEAILRSLNWELPESHHSVSLDTDLDLTWLQGERFLANTGLQFQDYSSSPSLLSELPAHLNWYGNERLPDPDEYSFMVDQGLFIS, encoded by the exons atgaaaaaggttattgatttttgtgtgttttgcgTTGTAGTGATGTCGGTGGACGGCGAAACAAGCCGAGTGATGAAGGGAGTGCAACACGGAGCTTGTGATTACCTCTTGAAGCCGATAAGAATGAAGGAGTTAAAGATTATATGGCAACATGTTCTGAGaaagaagcttcaagaagTGAGAGATATCGAAGGCTGTGGATACGAAGGAGGAGCGGATTGGATCACTCGATACGATGAAGCACATTTTCTTGGAGGTGGTGAAGATGTTTCTTTtgggaaaaagagaaaagactTTGACTttgagaagaagcttcttcaagaTGAGAGTGatccatcatcttcttcttccaagaAAGCTAGAGTTGTTTGGTCTTTTGAGCTTCATCATAAGTTTGTCAACGCCGTTAACCAAATCGGATGCGATCACA AAGCTGGTCCCAAGAAGATATTGGATCTCATGAATGTTCCATGGCTCACTAGAGAAAATGTTGCAAGCCACCTTCAG aAATATAGACTTTACCTGAGCAGATTAGAGAAAGGAAAGGAGCTCAAGTGTTATTCAGGTGGCGTGAAGAATGCGGATTCATCTCCAAAAGATGTCGAAGTGAATTCAGGCTACCAAAGCCCTGGGAGGAGCAGCTATGTATTCTCTGGAGGAAATTCTCTGATCCAAAAAGCAACAGAGATTGATCCAAAGCCActtgcttcagcttctttgtCTGACCTCAACACCGATGTGATCATGCCtccgaaaacaaaaaagacgCGTATAGGATTTGATCCTCCCATTTCCTCCTCTGCGTTTGACTCTCTGCTTCCTTGGAATGATGTTCCAGAGGTCCTTGAATCGAAGCCGGTTCTGTATGAGAATAGCTTTCTCCAGCAACAACCATTGCCAAGTCAAAGTTCCTATGTTGCAAATTCTGCACCATCTCTCATGGAGGAGGAAATGAAGCCTCCTTATGAGACACCAGCAGGAGGCAGTAGTGTGAATGCAGATGAGTTTCTCATGCCACAAGACAAGATCCCTACTGTAACCCTTCAAGATTTGGATCCCTCTGCCATGAAGCTGCAGGAGTTCAACACAGAGGCGATTCTGAGAAGCTTGAACTGGGAACTTCCAGAATCACATCATTCTGTTTCTTTAGACACTGACTTAGACTTGACTTGGCTTCAAGGCGAGCGTTTTCTTGCAAACACCGGACTCCAGTTTCAAGATTACAGTAGTAGCCCATCACTCCTATCTGAGCTCCCAGCCCACCTTAATTGGTATGGAAATGAGCGGCTGCCTGACCCTGACGAGTATTCCTTCATGGTAGACCAAGGTTTATTCATATCTTAA